The following is a genomic window from Vitis vinifera cultivar Pinot Noir 40024 chromosome 6, ASM3070453v1.
ttttccttttttattttaaattcactTGGGTCCTGACTACTGTACAATATTATGCAGCTCTGGCCGGCAGCAAAAAAGGTTGCGTTGAGTAAGGGAGAGGAGCATAATGGACTGATTGAAGAAATCCAGGAGCATCTGAAAACTCTAGAGAGTGAGCtgaaagagaagaaattctTTGGAGGGGAGAGTTTGGGATTTGTAGACATAGCTGCAGACATTATATTTTGGCTGCTTGTTGTCCAAGAAACTCTGGGACTCGATATCCTAACCGAAGATAAGTTTCCCGGATTGCATGAATGGTATCATAGGCTTCTTGATGATGCTGTTTTCAAGGAATGTGTGTCAATGGAGCGACTTCTTGCCTCTTTCAAAGTTCGGTTTGGAGCCTTGACTGCTTCCAAATGAAGAGCGGGTTTATTTGTGGATGACTTCATGGGAGAGGAATCTTTCTTCTTGCACATGTATTTCATAGTTATGCATTATGAAGTATTGTAATGAACCTTGTCCTGTTTGTGGGAAtgagaacttaaaaataagtttggaGAAGTATTGCTCCAAATGGCCTTAGGAAGAAGACTCAAACATTGCCTCCTAATTAATAGGAATTGAATATCCTATGTTCATCTACCTCTTGGTTAGATTGAATAAAGATTTGGATATAGAAATCCTTATGACTGAGTCATGGTTTGGTTCGGGGTTTAGTTCAGAGATGAGAATGTAAGTGGTATGGGTAACATTCAGCCTCAACTCCATTCCTTTTAAGGTTTTCGATTGGGTTTTCATCCTCCCATCAACGAATGTAAATCAAATCTAAAAGTCATTATTTGAGGAATTATTTGGGTAAATAATCCCGACAGTCCAATCATCTCTCCCCAGCATGATGCTCCCCCAACATTATTGAAATATGTTTAACATTTATTAAATGTTTAGTGATGAATTGGAGTGTGACAATGATGCTCTTTCCAATaaatatttctcaaaattaccatttttttttcaaaaatcctcCACCAACCCATTATAAATGTAAGTAAtcatactaaaataataatgctaatacaattgaaataaaaaataaaatatgaataaataagtaacacaattttattttactctttAGTCTATAATCTTTcttcttaataattaaatattataaatttattatttattaaaataaaaaatctaatatatttatattttatttttattgtgattttataattcttttaattttagtaatatataaattatatatttatattgtacAGTCAGTCACCTCGATCCCACATTTCAAGCATAAACcaattatttaaaacataatattgTTGGATCAAAACATCAATTTTGATCCAAAATTCCTTTCTCCGAGATTAACTGCCCATGTGAATGATCTAAAGCGGTCAGGGATATATCACGTGACCCAAAAAACGACAAAGGAAGGGACAGTGTCGACGGACAGTGCGGTGGCTCCTCTGCCAAAAAGTTGGTCACAGACTTTAAAAGGTAAGTTTTGGGGTAAAATAACCcttttacaacaaaaaaaaacaaaagaatttggGAAACTGTGTTTTGACGGGCCAtttgaaaaatatcttatttttggaatccaattttataaaatatgataaccagattttaatatgaaaagtaaTATTGCTTTTATGCACTTTGACCTGGctccattttttttgtcaagATTGCCCTCTGACGGCAATGACCTCGACGGCAATGGCTTTTGGCTTAGGTTTTTCGGTGTCGGAGGGGGCTTCCTTTTCGACTTTTTTCTTCATGCTAGAGTGAGGAGTGAGGAGTGAGGAAGACGAAAGTGTCCTTGCCGTCGTTGTTGCTCCGGTGGAGGAAGTCGCAAAACTTCCACCGTTTTGATGATCATGTGGAGTTGCTTTTCCTGCACCTTCCCGATGGAGACTTCGCTACCTTGGGTTTCCACACACAGTACATCCTCGACAGCACTCCCTCGAGCTCGTCGACCTCTGATGACAAGGACACTCCAGGTCCATTgcagataaaaaaaataggttataGTGGTGACGATGACAATGGACTGAGTTGCGGCGACAATAACCTTGACACATCCAGATTTTTCTCAAATATGAAATAGaatttcaattgaaaaataTGCTTTTGATAGAGGAGAGAGGAACGGCTTCGGAGGCCGACGAGCTCGAGGGAGTGCTATCGGGGATGTACTGTGTGTGGAAACCCAAGGCGGCGAAGTCTCCACCAAGAAGGTGCAGGAAAAACAACTCCACGGGATCATCGAAACGGTGGAAGTTCCGCAACTTTCTCCATCGGAGCAACAGCGACGACAAGGACACTTTCGTCTTCCTCACTCCTCACTCCAGCATGAAGAAAAAAGCCGAAAAGGAAGTCCCCTTGGGCGCTGAAAAACCTAAGTCAAAAGCCATTACCGCCAAGGTCATTGCCGCCGAAGGGCATTCTTAGCACAAAAAATGGAGCCAGCTCAAAGTGCATAAAAGCAATATTACTTTCCATATTAAAATTTggttctcatattttataaaattgggtTATGAAAATCAGATATTTTCCAAATAGCCccatcaaaacacaagtttcccaaaaaaaattatatataaggtTAAGcctttttacaaaattcatgattttattttaattttttaaaatttaagttgaaaccTTGATTAGATTTCAGTTTTGGATTGAAGCCGCAATTAACAATTAAGACTTCGTTTTTTAACTGAAGTTGTAATTAGCAATTGatgcttcaattttttttcttactttaaaatttaatttaaaaatattaaattaaaaattattattaaaattaaaaatatataatttaataataagaaatttatatactTAAACTTAAAGATTTAGTATTActttaataaagataaattgataaatataataataaataaatattttatttatcaataaattaataattttaaaataataaagttatatgagacataaataatgtataaatttatataatttattaatttaatatattaaatttattatatttttaaaatataaaatgatataatctattaatttaaattacatCACGTGTAGTACCTACTAAAATCATAGAGGgacatttttttccattatatatgaaatattaagattatattattattttaataaagattaatttgtcaaaatacaaataaattaatatcttaaaaatacaacaaattaaatatcttaaattaataaattatataatttatatcttatttatatattatataattttattattttaagattattaatttattgataaataaaatatttatttattattatatttaacaatttatatattagattgttatatttaaatatataacttttttttattattaagtatatacttttaatttcaataataatttataatttaatatttttaattaaaatttaaagtaaaaaaaattaactgaaacctttattgaaaattgagatcttagttaaaaaatgaaatcacaatTATCAATTgtaactttaatttaaaaatgaaatctcaaTTAACAATTGAAATTTCAACTTCAAAATGAAGCCTCAATTGATAATTGAAGTTTCAGTTTCAAAATGATGTCTCAGTtactaattactttttaaaaataaagtatcatTTAACAATTgaaactttaatttaaattttgattaaataaaataaaataaaattatgatatatctCTTAGTGAtgataaaaagattaatttgatCATAAAGTTTTGCGGACGGGATACACTAACATTTCCTTTTATAAAAGGGTTATTTTGCACCCCCAAACTCTCAAAAGGCATTGGCTGACGTCACCAAGTACATTATTGGGATCCCAACCAGCCATCCTATCACACTCCACATTAAAATCTCCACAAATCCAAGGTCCAGGACGGCACCTGGTTAATCAAGATTCAAGATCAAGAAAACCACTATAAATAAGAAGAGAGCATACCAATGGCAGCCACATCTCTTCAATCAGCAACAATGGCTGAAGAAGTGAAGCTTTTTGGCACGTGGGCAAGCCCCTTTAGCCGCAGAATTGAAGTGGCCCTGAAGCTGAAAGGAGTTCAATTTGAACATAGCAGAGAACTTGTCCAGTAAGAGTCCTGCGCTTCTCACGTATAATCCAGTTCACAAGAAAATCCCTGTGCTTGTACACAATGGAAAGCCGGTTGCAGAGTCACTTGTCATCCTGGAGTACATTGATGAGACCTGGAAACATAATCCCATCTTGCCTACAGACCCTTATGAGAAGGCCATGGCACGGTTCTGGGCTAAGTACATAGATGACAAGGTAAACCCAATAGtatcttccttttttaaaaattttcatttgggTCCCGACCACTATTCGTTAGGCGGTTCTGGCCGGCAGCCAAAAAAGGTTGTGGTGAGTAAGGGAGAGGAGCAAAAGGGAGTGATTGAAGAAAtccaggagcagctgaaaactCTAGAGAGTGAGCTGAAAGAGACGAAATTCTTTGGAGGGGAGAGTTTGGGATTTGTAGACATAGCTGCAAACATTTTAGTTTGGCTTCTTGTTGCCCAAGAAGCTCTGGGATTTGTTGGAACTTTTactaataaaactaaattaccTACTTTTATCTAGGAATATATTATTACCTTCATTATGATTTTAACCCAGATCTAACCTACTATGTACCATGAATATTCCCTCTCACAGCAAACACCTaggaaacaaccaaatatcttcTACTTTCAAGCCTACAGttatattatacatgttagggTCAAACAATGTACTAAAATGGATCTCCAATGACAGTCTAGGATTTATATAGTTTTTTACTagtgtaaaaaattttaaatccttGATGAATGATGCTTTTACTTCATGTTTAGTAGACTCTTACTGTGGATGAGAATTAATTAACTAATCATATATTAAGGTATCGAAGTGGTATTTATCACACTCCCAAATCCATACCATTGAATAAAAGTCTAAATACATAAAACttagatatattttaatttataaaggaaaaatggtAAGATAATAAAAGTGGTACCTGTCGAACTACATTCTAGAATGTCAAATTTATATCCATGACCATGAATAAggatataaataaatggaaataagGTACAGAATACAAATAAACGAATCGATGGTCTATATGTATTTGGATAGGTACTATTTTGATGGCTTAGCAAGAGTAGCTCGGAAAGTTCAAaaacgaaaaaatggtggatggTAGACCCACAGCAATACACCAACCGATGAATATTTTTGAAAGACATCGGGTCAAACTCGAGTTATGATGCAGAATGGTCTGTGCAATATCGCTTCACCAGTAAACGGGTTTGTCCTCAAATGAAAAAGGGAAGCCGAAAGCCAGTGAACAAATTACACGAAAAAGTTTGTCCAAGACTCCCAAGGCTTCAAACGTTCCTTC
Proteins encoded in this region:
- the LOC100246830 gene encoding glutathione S-transferase U7 → MAEEVKLFGMWASPFSRRIEVALKLKGIQYEYIEEDLSNKSPSLLKYNPVHKKIPVLLHKGKPVAESLVILEYIDETWKHNPILPADPYERAMARFWAKFLDEKLWPAAKKVALSKGEEHNGLIEEIQEHLKTLESELKEKKFFGGESLGFVDIAADIIFWLLVVQETLGLDILTEDKFPGLHEWYHRLLDDAVFKECVSMERLLASFKVRFGALTASK